GGACAACTGGACATCCTGAAAAAAGGATCTTTCGACGAGTCCCTGGTAAAAGCAATCGTGAACAACTCCAAACTGGCTGAACTGCAAGGCCTGGAAAGCAACAACAATCGCGCTACTTCCATCATGGACGCTTTCATTAAAAGCCGCGGTACCAATTGGGTACATGATGTGTCTTATGTAGATGACATGGGTAAGATCACTAAAAAGCAGATCGTTGATTACGCTAATAAATACCTCGCCAACAACTATGTGGCGGTATACAAACGCAAAGGCGAGGATAAAAACATCCAGAAAGTGGAAAAACCTGCGATCACCCCGGTAGAAGTAAACCGTGAGGCGCAATCCGCTTTCCTGCAGAAAGTATCTGCCATCCCTGCCACACCGGTAAAACCACAATGGCTGGATTATGAGAAAGATATTCAGACTGCCCCGGTAGGCACCACCAACATGATGTACGTGCAGAACAAGGACAATGGCCTGTTCCGTTTGTACTACCGTTTTGACATGGGCTCCTGGAACAACAAGAAACTGGCCCTGGCAGCACAATACCTGCAGTTCCTGGGTACAGACAAGTATACTACCGAGCAAATCAGCAAAGAGTTTTACAATATTGCGTGCAACTTTAACGTGAGCACTTCTCCTGAAAACACCACTATCACTATCAGTGGTTTGCAGGAGAATTTTGATAAAGCAGTTTCTTTGTTTGAACACATATTGACCAGCTGTAAACCTAACGACCAGGCACTGGTTGCCCTGAAGGGACGGTTACAGAAGTCCCGCTCTGATGCCAAACTGAACAAGTCTGCCATCATGAAAGGGGTGGTGAACTACGCTATGTACGGCGCTAACAATCCGTTCAACAATCAGTTGAGCCAGGCAGACCTGGACGCTGTTTCCGCTACGGAACTGACAGGACTGCTGCACGAGCTGCCTTCTTACAAGCATACTATTATCTATTATGGCCCTCAGCCACTGGCTACTGCTGCAGCCGATGTACAGAAATTACATACGCTGCCTGCCAGCTTTAAGGAAGCACCAGCTGCCGTGAAATTCAGCAAAACTTCACAGACAGCTAACCAGGTGTTGTTTGCCGACTATGATATGGTGCAGACAGAAGTAAACTGGGTTGGCAATGAATCAGTTTATGATCCGGCCAATACAGGTATTATTTCCCTGTTCAATAACTATTTCGGCGGAGGTATGGGATCTATCGTATTCCAGACCATTCGTGAATCAAAAGCACTGGCATACTCTACCTATGCAATGTTCGTATCTCCGGACAAAAAGGGAGAGCGCTATTCCCAGATTGCCTATGTAGGCAGCCAGGCGGATAAAATGAACGACGCTATTAAAGGTATGAATGACCTGCTGAACGATATTCCGCGTTCTGATAAGCTGCTGGAAACCGCCAAGGAATCTATGAAGCAGGATATCGAAACAGAACGTATCACCAATGATGGTATTATCTTCAGCTATCTGGCTGCGCAGAAACTGGGCCTCAGCACAGATATCCGCAAACAGGTGTACGAGTCTATTGATAAAATGAATTTCGATGATGTGAAGAAATTCCACGATACCAACATCGCACACAAACCTTATACATACTGTGTAGTGGCTTCCGGCAAGAAAGTCAACATGGACGATCTGAAAAAAATCGGTGAGGTGAAAACACTTTCCCTGGAAGATATTTTTGGTTATTAATATCATTTAAAGGCAATGCCAGCGCAGCATACAGCTCATTTGTATGCTGCGCTTTTTTTTGTAACACTGCAATAAATAACTACCCTGCGACGTTATCAGGATTATTTAACCACCCTATGAAAAAGTGCCGAATTTACGGGTACGCAGTAATACTATTGCTGCTGCCGTTGTCAGGGTTTGTTGGGAGCAGCGTTGATCTGTACAATGTACGGTTAACCACCAGCAATATTAATCCGGACAAAATTTTCCTGCTGGTAGACAAAAGTGATTACCGGATGTATCTGTATGAAGATGTAACACTGAGAAAAATTTACAAAGTGGTTTTTGGCAACAAAGACCAGGGAGATAAGCTGGTGGAAGGCGATCGCAAAACACCGGAAGGAACGTTCCATATCCAGGCCAAAAGGATCGACAACCGATGGAGCCGCTTTATGTTGCTGGATTATCCTAATGAAGATTCAAAACAGAAATTTTCTCAACGCCAGAACGAAGGGAGCTTGTCCCAGGGTGCGAGTATGGGAGGAGGTATTGGCATACACGGCGTGGAATATGGCGCCGGTATCCGGGATAATTACGTGGATAGCCGTATCAACTGGACATTGGGCTGTGTAAGCATGAAGAATGGCGACGTAAATGAATTATATGAAATTGTTAAAGTAGGTACGCCCGTAGTGATTCGTCCTTAAAAAGGAAAGGTTTTTGCGGAGGGTAGCAGGTGTTTTCCAATGGCAGCGTAAGGGAGTACCTTTATACTGCAATCATTGTGTACGGCATCTAGTGGTACAGGTTCAATGTACCATGACTCCAATATATACGGCGGGTCAGATCCTGTGAAGAGCGCGCTCCACTCGGATGGTGCGCGCTTTTTTATTGTGCCATAAAATCTTTCACCAGCTGTTTCCATACAGCGCCATCTTTCTGACAGAAGGACTGATGCCCGGCATCCTTAAAAATATGCAGTTGTTTTTGTTGGGTAGCCAGGCGACCGAACACCCGTCTCGTTTCATCGGATGTAACTCTGATGTCCTGTTGCCCCCAGCAGTAAAGCACCGGCACCTGAATGTGGCGGGCATAATCCTGCGGGTTATGGCCGAAGCCCCAGAAGCCCAGTTCCAGGCCGCCCCAGAAGGTGAGCATCTGGGATAGCGGTGTTGCCGGCAGATGCACAGCCCGCATACGGCTTTTAACGGCGTCGAGAAGGGTGGCGAATGGCGATTCGAGGATAATTTTCTGCGGAGTGAGGTGAAATTCCGGCACTGCTTTCATGATGGCTGCCGCGCCCATGCTCATTCCCCAGAGGGTGACGGGCTTGTTGGAACGGGACAGCACATAGTCCCATGCCAGTTTCACATCTTCCGCTTCTTTGTATCCGATGGTACAGGCAGTGCCGTCACTGTTACCATGACCACGGAAATCTATCAAAAAAGTATTGTAGCCCAGTTGCCGGAACCAATAAGCTTCCGGCAGGTGTGAACCTTTGTTGCCGCCATATCCGTGAAAGAGAATAACGGTGCCTTTGGCCTGTGTTACTGGCATCCACCATCCTTCCAGGTGCAGCCTGTTGGCCGTCAGCAGCTGTACGGTGTCATAAGCAATATTGGGGCGTGCGCTGGTAATGGATTTGGAGAGCCTGACGCCGAAGAATATCATGTTTAATTTTTCACCGATGCTCATCTCTTCCGGCCGCTTGTTGCGATGGCGGTTGTTTTCGGAGAAGTGGGTGAATTTATAGGCATGAAAAGCCGTGATGCAATTGAACAGCAGCACAAGAAACAGGAGGGCATAGAGGGCTTTTTTGAAGAAACGCCGCATGGGATTTAACTATTTGTCTATGATATATGTGGGTATAAAAATAATGCAGCGAAGATCAGTGATCTCCGCTGCATTTTAAATATCGAAATCAGAAAATTCGTAAATAGCTACAGTTTACCTTTTTTGATCTCATCTACCACGGCCGGGTCGAGGAGGGTAGAGGTATCACCGAGGTTATCGAGGTCGTTTTCCGCTATTTTCCGCAGAATACGGCGCATGATTTTACCGGAACGTGTTTTAGGCAGGCCGCTTACAAACTGGATCTTATCCGGTTTGGCGATAGGGCCGATGATGCGGGACACTGTTTGTGCGATGTCTTTTTTAGACAGCTCCGGTTCATGTGTCATTCTTTCCATGATCACGTAGGCGTAGATGCCCTGGCCTTTGATATCGTGCGGGTAGCCTACGACTGCGCTTTCAATAACGCCGGCGTGCATGTTGATGGCGTTTTCCACTTCAGCGGTGCCGATACGGTGACCGCTCACGTTGAGCACGTCGTCTACGCGGCCAGTGATACGATAGAAGCCGTCTTCATCGCGGGTACAGCCGTCGCCGGTGAAGTAGAGGTTCTCGTAGGTAGAGAAATATGTTTTGCGGAAGCGGTCGTGATCACCGTAGGTAGTACGGAGCATGCCGGGCCACGGGAATTTGATACAGAGGTTGCCGTTCACGCCGTTGCCTTTCACTTCCTGGCCGTTTTCATCTACCAGGATGGGTTGTACCCCAGGCAGCGGTAAGGTGGCAAAGCCGGGTTTTTCTTTGGTGATGCCTGCTATGGGCGTGATCATGATACCACCGGTTTCTGTTTGCCACCAGGTATCAACGATCGGGCAGCGGCCTTTACCGATATTATCCTTAAACCAGTGCCATGCTTCTTCGTTGATAGGTTCGCCCACGCTGCCCAGCTTTTTGAGGGAGCTGAGGTCTTTGTGGTTGACAGGGCCGAGGCCATATCCCATCAGGCTACGGATAGCGGTGGGAGCGGTATA
The Chitinophaga varians genome window above contains:
- a CDS encoding M16 family metallopeptidase, which produces MKLRKLAVSLLLFAGSLPTAMAQGKFQWKEATSGGYPYRYVTDDPMKARFYTLKNGLTVILSVNKKEPRIQTLIGTRAGSNNDPKDHTGLAHYLEHLLFKGTQQYGSLDWAKEKPYIDQIESLYDKYNKTTGQEARKVVYHQIDSVSGIAAKYAIANEYDKMMTAMGAQGTNAHTWVEETIYEEDIPSNAIDKYLTVQAERFRDPVFRLFHTELEAVYEEKNRGLDNDGRKVYETLLAALFPTHNYGQQSTIGTVEHLKNPNLKAIRNFYNTYYVPNNMAIVMAGDFDPDYVIKTIDQQFGYMKAKPVAEYKPAPEAPFKAPVVKEVFGPDAESIDIAFRLPGALDTQSSLVLGVLSSILQNGKAGLLDLNLNKQQKALSAGAQVLGLKDYSILILSGKAKQGQTLDDVKNLLLGQLDILKKGSFDESLVKAIVNNSKLAELQGLESNNNRATSIMDAFIKSRGTNWVHDVSYVDDMGKITKKQIVDYANKYLANNYVAVYKRKGEDKNIQKVEKPAITPVEVNREAQSAFLQKVSAIPATPVKPQWLDYEKDIQTAPVGTTNMMYVQNKDNGLFRLYYRFDMGSWNNKKLALAAQYLQFLGTDKYTTEQISKEFYNIACNFNVSTSPENTTITISGLQENFDKAVSLFEHILTSCKPNDQALVALKGRLQKSRSDAKLNKSAIMKGVVNYAMYGANNPFNNQLSQADLDAVSATELTGLLHELPSYKHTIIYYGPQPLATAAADVQKLHTLPASFKEAPAAVKFSKTSQTANQVLFADYDMVQTEVNWVGNESVYDPANTGIISLFNNYFGGGMGSIVFQTIRESKALAYSTYAMFVSPDKKGERYSQIAYVGSQADKMNDAIKGMNDLLNDIPRSDKLLETAKESMKQDIETERITNDGIIFSYLAAQKLGLSTDIRKQVYESIDKMNFDDVKKFHDTNIAHKPYTYCVVASGKKVNMDDLKKIGEVKTLSLEDIFGY
- a CDS encoding murein L,D-transpeptidase family protein translates to MKKCRIYGYAVILLLLPLSGFVGSSVDLYNVRLTTSNINPDKIFLLVDKSDYRMYLYEDVTLRKIYKVVFGNKDQGDKLVEGDRKTPEGTFHIQAKRIDNRWSRFMLLDYPNEDSKQKFSQRQNEGSLSQGASMGGGIGIHGVEYGAGIRDNYVDSRINWTLGCVSMKNGDVNELYEIVKVGTPVVIRP
- a CDS encoding alpha/beta hydrolase, giving the protein MRRFFKKALYALLFLVLLFNCITAFHAYKFTHFSENNRHRNKRPEEMSIGEKLNMIFFGVRLSKSITSARPNIAYDTVQLLTANRLHLEGWWMPVTQAKGTVILFHGYGGNKGSHLPEAYWFRQLGYNTFLIDFRGHGNSDGTACTIGYKEAEDVKLAWDYVLSRSNKPVTLWGMSMGAAAIMKAVPEFHLTPQKIILESPFATLLDAVKSRMRAVHLPATPLSQMLTFWGGLELGFWGFGHNPQDYARHIQVPVLYCWGQQDIRVTSDETRRVFGRLATQQKQLHIFKDAGHQSFCQKDGAVWKQLVKDFMAQ